The following is a genomic window from Janibacter sp. DB-40.
CCCCGGAGGGAGCAGTCTCCTGCTCCTCCGGGACCACCTCGGCCTCGACCGGCTCCTCGGCCCGGGTGTCCGCGTCAGCGGTCACCTCGGGGTCGATCGGCTGGTTGGGGTCGCTCACTTCTTCTCCTCGGAGTCAGCGTCCTCGTCGACGACCTCGGCGTCGACGATGTCGTCGTCGCCCTCGGTCGAGCCCTGGTCGCCGCCGGCGTCGGCGCCGGGGGCCTCGCCACCGGCCTGGCCCTCCTCGGCGGAGGCGGCGTAGAGGGCGGCGCCCATCTTCTGGCTCTCCTCGTTGAGGGTGTCGACCTTCTTGTTGAGGTCCTCGACGCTGATCTCGGACTCGGGCTTGATGGCCTCCTTGAGGTCGGCGAGCGCGTCGTCGACGGGCTTGCGCTGCTCGTCGGTCAGCTTCTCGCCGGACTCGGAGAGGAACTTCTCCGTGGAGTAGACGAGGTTCTCCGCGGTGTTGCGGGCCTCGGTCTCCTCACGACGCTGCCGGTCCTCGTCCGCGTGGGCCTCGGCCTCCTTGACCATGCGGTCGATCTCCTCCTTCGACAGCGCGGAGCCGCCGGAGATGGTGATCTTCTGCTCCTGGCCGGTGCCACGGTCCTTGGCGGAGACGTTGACGATGCCGTTGGCGTCGATGTCGAAGGTGACCTCGACCTGGGGCACACCACGCGGCGCCGGCGCGATGCCGGTCAGCTCGAAGGTGCCGAGGTTCTTGTTCTGCTGCGCGATCTCGCGCTCACCCTGGAAGACCTGGATGAGCACCGAGGGCTGGTTGTCCTCGGCGGTCGAGAACACCTCCGAGCGCTTCGTCGGGATGGCCGTGTTGCGCTCGATCAGCTTGGTGAACAGGCCACCCTTGGTCTCGATGCCCAGGGACAGCGGGGTGACGTCGATGAGCAGGACGTCCTTGCGCTCGCCCTTGAGGACACCGGCCTGCAGGGCCGCGCCGAGCGCGACGACCTCGTCCGGGTTGACGCCCTTGTTCGGGTCCTTCTTGGTCATCTCCTTGACCAGCTCGCTGACCGCGGGCATACGGGTCGAGCCACCGACGAGGACCACGTGATCGATGTCGGAGAGGGAGACCCCGGCGTCCTTGATGACGTTGTCGAAGGGCTGCTTGGTGCGGTCGAGCAGGTCCTTGGTCATCTGCTCGAAGTTCGCCCGGGACAGCGACTCGTCGAGGTGGATCGGGCCGTTGTCGCCCATCGACAGATACTGCAGGTTGATCGAGGTGGTCGAGGAGGAGGAGAGCTCCTTCTTGGCCTGCTCCGCCGCGTCCCGCAGACGCTGCATGGCGATCTTGTCGTTGCTCAGGTCCACACCGGTGTTGTTCTTCACCTGGGTGAGCAGGTGGTTGACGATCCGCTCGTCCCAGTCGTCACCACCGAGCTGGTTGTCACCGGAGGTGGCGCGCACCTGGATGGTGGAGAAGCCGTCCTCGGGGTCCTTGCCGACCTCGAGCAGGGAGACGTCGAAGGTACCGCCACCGAGGTCGAAGACGAGGATGAGCTCGTCCTCCTTGCCCTTGTCCAGGCCGTAGGCCAGGGCGGCAGCGGTGGGCTCGTTGACGATGCGCAGGACGTTCAGGCCCGCGATCTCGCCGGCCTCCTTGGTCGCCTGGCGCTCGTGGTCGTCGAAGTAGGCGGGGACGGTGACGACGGCGTCGGTCACGTCCTCACCGAGGTAGGCCTCGGCGTCGCGCTTGAGCTTCTGCAGCGTGCGGGCCGAGATCTCCTGGGCGGTGTACTTCTTGCCGTCGATCTCGTCCGTCGTCCAGTCGGTGCCGATGTGGCGCTTGACGGAGCGGACGGTGCGGTCGGCGTTGGTCACCGCCTGGCGCTTGGCGACCTCTCCGGCGAGGACCTCGCCGCCCTTGGAGAAGGCCACGACGGACGGGGTGGTGCGACCGCCTTCGGCGTTCGCGATGATCGTGGGCTCGCCACCCTCGAGGACGGCGACGGCAGAGTTGGTGGTTCCGAGGTCGATGCCAACGGCACGGGCCATGGGGGTGCTCCTTCGTGATCGCGGCGCCGAGGTGGTTGACCCCGACGGAGTTGAGTTGTTGTCACTCAACTTAGATACCGGCTCACGGCTTGCGCAAATCGGAGGCTCAAAAGTTGAGTTCACTCGGCTCAACTACGGACGAAGGGGGATTGTTCCCGGCTCGGGGGATCGCGTGGAACCGCTGCGCGCAGCAGGCCCCCGGGATCGTGCGCCCTCCCAGCGCCCGCACCCGTTGCCGAGGTCGGCCGCGCTGACGGACAATCAGGTCGGGACCCACGCCCGGGGCCCGTCCGTACGGGGAGGTACGTCATGACGACCACATCGACCCACCCATCGGCCGACAGAGGCGCTCACGACGTGCGCAATGCCTGGCTGAGCGTGCTCCTGCTGCCGATCGCCTTCGGTCTGGCCTTCCTCATCGGTGAGGGCCTCATCGGGCTCTTCGGGTACCCCGTCGGCGACACGGCCGGCGAGGCACCGCTGTGGGCCATCCTGGCGGCGACCATCCCGGCCCTTCTGGTTTCTGCCTACCGGCCCTCCTCTCCTCCTGGTTCGCCCGTCGGGCCGCCTCACACGGCGACCGCCGCGGGTGAGTACCGGCGACCCTGCTGGCCGTCGTCGCGCTGGCCTTCATCGCGATGAACGTCCTCGCCGGACTCGGTCTCGAGATGCAGTCGGGGTGACGGCGCCGAGGCCGGCGGCCACCGCCTCGAGGCGGAGCGCGACCAGGACGCACATGACGCACCAGGGCAAGAGCGACAGGATCGACATCACCAGCCCGAGGACGCCGAAGGTCGAGGGGATGAGCATCAGCACCCCTGCCACGAAGGCCCACCACGCGACGGCACGCCCGAGCACCCGGGTGCGCAGCAGGGCGGTCGCGACCAGCAGCAGGGCGATCCCGTTGAGGATGTAGTAGGTCAGGAACGCCGTCCCCCGCCACGACGCC
Proteins encoded in this region:
- the dnaK gene encoding molecular chaperone DnaK, with protein sequence MARAVGIDLGTTNSAVAVLEGGEPTIIANAEGGRTTPSVVAFSKGGEVLAGEVAKRQAVTNADRTVRSVKRHIGTDWTTDEIDGKKYTAQEISARTLQKLKRDAEAYLGEDVTDAVVTVPAYFDDHERQATKEAGEIAGLNVLRIVNEPTAAALAYGLDKGKEDELILVFDLGGGTFDVSLLEVGKDPEDGFSTIQVRATSGDNQLGGDDWDERIVNHLLTQVKNNTGVDLSNDKIAMQRLRDAAEQAKKELSSSSTTSINLQYLSMGDNGPIHLDESLSRANFEQMTKDLLDRTKQPFDNVIKDAGVSLSDIDHVVLVGGSTRMPAVSELVKEMTKKDPNKGVNPDEVVALGAALQAGVLKGERKDVLLIDVTPLSLGIETKGGLFTKLIERNTAIPTKRSEVFSTAEDNQPSVLIQVFQGEREIAQQNKNLGTFELTGIAPAPRGVPQVEVTFDIDANGIVNVSAKDRGTGQEQKITISGGSALSKEEIDRMVKEAEAHADEDRQRREETEARNTAENLVYSTEKFLSESGEKLTDEQRKPVDDALADLKEAIKPESEISVEDLNKKVDTLNEESQKMGAALYAASAEEGQAGGEAPGADAGGDQGSTEGDDDIVDAEVVDEDADSEEKK